From Primulina huaijiensis isolate GDHJ02 chromosome 15, ASM1229523v2, whole genome shotgun sequence, one genomic window encodes:
- the LOC140960287 gene encoding transcription repressor OFP6-like, whose amino-acid sequence MSKVKKNFILNSVTVDLGCISTCRRPKISSILHSPKIRRPQNSSSCSGASPSSWNTTTTTFSSVFNTPRSLYSSSSDTDSEIKSLKAVQGFGRIGGESVAVEKDSDDPYLDFRHSMLQMILEKQIYAKDDLKELLNCFLQLNSPYYHGIIVRAFTEIWNGVSSIRPNASSSPNLHGTWKSRDVPEFRFRLD is encoded by the coding sequence ATGTCTAAAGTCAAGAAAAACTTCATTCTCAATTCAGTCACTGTAGATTTAGGCTGCATCAGCACCTGCAGAAGGCCCAAAATCTCGTCCATACTCCACAGCCCAAAAATCCGTAGACCACAGAACTCCTCCTCCTGCTCCGGCGCCTCCCCCAGCTCATGGAACACCACCACCACAACCTTCTCTTCCGTCTTCAACACCCCTCGGTCACTCTATTCCTCATCCTCCGACACCGACTCAGAAATCAAGAGCCTGAAGGCTGTTCAGGGCTTCGGCAGAATCGGCGGCGAGAGTGTGGCGGTGGAGAAAGATTCCGACGATCCGTATCTTGATTTCCGCCACTCCATGCTGCAGATGATCCTGGAGAAGCAGATTTACGCTAAAGATGACCTGAAAGAGCTTCTGAACTGCTTCTTGCAGCTGAATTCTCCGTACTATCACGGAATAATTGTTAGAGCTTTCACGGAGATCTGGAATGGGGTTTCCTCTATTAGGCCGAATGCCTCTTCGTCTCCAAACTTGCACGGGACGTGGAAGTCACGTGATGTCCCTGAATTTCGATTTCGACTAGATTAA